The following are encoded together in the Pseudomonas maumuensis genome:
- a CDS encoding MFS transporter codes for MSPIPYWRLSSFYLFYFALLGSTAPFLALYFDHLGFSPARIGELVAIPMLMRCVAPNLWGWLGDRSGQRLLIVRLGALSTLAAFSLIFFAKSYAWLALVMALHAFFWHAVLPQFEVITLAHLHGQTSRYSQVRLWGSIGFILAVVGLGRLFEWLSLDIYPLALVAIMAGIVVASLWVPNAQPVDQAEQRGVGGFLRQVRAPGVLAFYMCVALMQLSHGPYYTFLTLHLEHLGYSRGAIGLLWALGVVAEVLVFMVMSRIFARCSVRKVLLASFLLAALRWLLLGSLADIPAVLVFAQVLHAATFGCFHAAAIAFVQASFGARQQGQGQALYAALSGTGGALGALYSGYSWTLLGPHFTFGMASVAALAAAVIIAFRLKESRNHP; via the coding sequence ATGTCCCCCATCCCCTACTGGCGCCTCTCCAGCTTCTACCTCTTCTACTTCGCCCTGCTCGGTTCCACCGCGCCGTTCCTGGCCCTGTACTTCGACCACCTGGGCTTCTCCCCGGCGCGCATCGGCGAACTGGTGGCCATTCCCATGCTCATGCGCTGCGTGGCCCCCAACCTGTGGGGCTGGCTCGGTGACCGCAGCGGCCAGCGCCTGCTGATCGTGCGCCTGGGTGCGCTGTCGACCCTGGCGGCCTTCTCGCTGATTTTCTTCGCCAAGAGCTACGCCTGGCTGGCGTTGGTCATGGCGTTGCACGCCTTCTTCTGGCACGCGGTGCTGCCCCAGTTCGAAGTGATCACCCTGGCCCACCTGCACGGCCAGACCTCGCGTTACAGCCAGGTACGGCTATGGGGCTCGATCGGCTTCATCCTCGCCGTGGTGGGCCTCGGGCGCCTGTTCGAATGGCTGAGCCTGGACATCTACCCGCTGGCGCTGGTGGCGATCATGGCCGGTATCGTCGTTGCCAGCCTCTGGGTGCCCAATGCGCAACCCGTCGATCAGGCCGAGCAGCGCGGGGTGGGGGGCTTTCTTAGGCAGGTGCGGGCGCCGGGGGTGCTGGCATTCTATATGTGCGTGGCCCTCATGCAGCTCAGCCACGGGCCGTACTACACGTTCCTCACCCTGCACCTGGAGCACCTGGGTTACAGCCGCGGCGCCATAGGCTTGCTGTGGGCGCTCGGGGTGGTGGCCGAGGTGCTGGTGTTCATGGTCATGAGCCGGATCTTCGCCCGCTGCTCGGTACGCAAGGTGCTGCTGGCCAGCTTCCTGCTGGCCGCCCTGCGCTGGCTGTTGCTGGGCAGCCTGGCGGATATCCCGGCTGTGCTGGTGTTCGCCCAGGTACTGCACGCGGCCACGTTCGGCTGTTTCCATGCCGCGGCCATCGCCTTTGTCCAGGCCAGCTTCGGCGCTCGCCAGCAGGGCCAGGGCCAGGCGCTGTACGCGGCGCTCTCGGGCACCGGCGGCGCGCTGGGCGCCTTGTATTCGGGCTACAGCTGGACACTGTTGGGCCCACACTTCACCTTTGGTATGGCCAGCGTCGCGGCGCTCGCGGCAGCCGTTATCATTGCCTTCCGACTCAAAGAAAGCAGGAACCACCCCTGA
- the folE gene encoding GTP cyclohydrolase I FolE — MSLEQNYTAILSQIGEDVSREGLLDTPKRAAKAMKYLCRGYEQTLEEVTNGALFTSDNSEMVLVRDIELYSMCEHHMLPFIGKAHVAYLPKGKVLGLSKVARIVDMYARRLQIQENLSRQIAEAVQQVTGAAGVAVVIEAKHMCMMMRGVEKQNSTMLTSVMLGEFRENAATRSEFLSLIK; from the coding sequence ATGTCCCTGGAACAGAACTACACCGCGATCCTCAGCCAGATCGGCGAGGATGTCTCCCGCGAAGGCCTGCTCGACACGCCCAAGCGGGCAGCGAAGGCCATGAAGTACCTTTGCCGCGGTTATGAGCAAACCCTGGAAGAAGTGACCAACGGCGCGTTGTTCACCTCCGACAACAGCGAAATGGTGCTGGTCCGGGATATCGAGCTGTATTCGATGTGCGAACACCACATGCTGCCGTTCATCGGCAAGGCCCACGTGGCCTACCTGCCCAAGGGCAAGGTGCTGGGCCTTTCGAAGGTGGCGCGGATCGTCGACATGTACGCCCGCCGCCTGCAGATCCAGGAAAACCTCAGCCGCCAGATCGCCGAGGCCGTGCAGCAGGTGACCGGCGCCGCAGGCGTGGCGGTGGTGATCGAGGCCAAGCACATGTGCATGATGATGCGCGGTGTCGAAAAGCAGAACTCGACCATGCTCACCTCGGTGATGCTCGGCGAGTTCCGCGAGAACGCCGCCACCCGCAGCGAGTTCCTCAGCCTGATCAAGTGA
- a CDS encoding benzoate/H(+) symporter BenE family transporter, which yields MTDATSARLRPLADSSPSAIVAGFIAMLTGYTSSLVLMFQAGQAAGLTSAQISSWIWALSIGMAVCSIGLSLRYRTPITVAWSTPGAALLITSLGGVSYGEAIGAYITCAVLVLICGLTGSFERLVRRIPASLASALLAGILFKIGSEIFVAAQHRTLLVLGMFFSYLLVKRLSPRYCVLAALLVGTALSGALGLLDFSGFQLEVATPVWTTPSFSLAATISIGIPLFVVAMTSQNMPGVAVLRADGYQVPASPLISATGFASLLLAPFGSHGINLAAISAAICTGPHAHEDPAKRYTAAVWCGIFYGIAGTFGATLAALFGALPKELVLSIAALALFGSIMNGLSVAMGEVREREAALITFMVTASGFTLFSIGSAFWGIVAGVLTLLILSPRKS from the coding sequence ATGACCGATGCCACCTCAGCGCGCCTGCGGCCGCTGGCGGACAGCTCGCCGTCGGCGATCGTCGCCGGCTTTATCGCCATGCTCACCGGCTACACCAGCTCGCTGGTGCTGATGTTCCAGGCTGGCCAGGCGGCCGGTCTTACCAGCGCGCAGATTTCCTCATGGATCTGGGCCCTGTCGATCGGCATGGCAGTGTGCAGCATCGGCCTGTCGCTACGCTACCGCACGCCGATCACCGTGGCCTGGTCGACACCCGGTGCAGCGCTACTGATCACCAGCCTTGGCGGGGTGAGCTACGGCGAAGCGATCGGCGCCTACATCACCTGCGCCGTGCTGGTGTTGATCTGCGGCCTGACCGGCAGTTTCGAGCGCCTGGTGCGGCGTATTCCCGCCTCCCTGGCCTCGGCCCTGCTGGCCGGCATCCTGTTCAAGATCGGCAGCGAGATCTTCGTCGCCGCTCAACATCGCACGCTACTGGTGCTGGGCATGTTCTTCAGCTACCTGCTGGTCAAGCGCCTGTCGCCGCGCTACTGCGTGCTGGCCGCGCTACTGGTCGGCACCGCGCTGTCCGGCGCCCTGGGGCTGCTGGACTTCAGCGGCTTCCAGTTGGAAGTCGCAACACCGGTGTGGACCACACCGAGCTTCTCGCTGGCCGCGACGATCAGCATCGGAATCCCGCTGTTCGTGGTGGCCATGACCTCGCAGAACATGCCCGGCGTCGCCGTGCTGCGCGCCGACGGCTACCAGGTGCCCGCCTCGCCGCTGATCTCGGCCACCGGCTTCGCCTCGCTGCTGCTGGCGCCATTCGGCTCCCACGGGATCAACCTGGCAGCGATCAGCGCGGCGATCTGCACCGGGCCGCATGCCCATGAAGACCCGGCCAAGCGCTACACGGCGGCGGTCTGGTGCGGGATCTTCTACGGTATCGCCGGCACCTTCGGCGCCACCCTGGCAGCGCTGTTCGGCGCTTTGCCCAAGGAGCTGGTGCTGTCGATCGCGGCGCTCGCGCTGTTCGGTTCGATCATGAACGGTTTGAGCGTGGCCATGGGCGAGGTGCGCGAGCGCGAGGCGGCCCTGATCACCTTCATGGTCACGGCCTCGGGCTTCACCCTGTTCTCGATCGGCTCGGCGTTCTGGGGGATCGTGGCGGGGGTGCTGACCTTGCTCATACTCAGCCCACGCAAGAGCTGA
- the prmB gene encoding 50S ribosomal protein L3 N(5)-glutamine methyltransferase, protein MITSRLRTLRDHIRWAVSRFHEHELFFGHGADNAWDEARLLVLGAVHLPWEVADSYLDCALEDDERVRLQHLLKRRIEERVPTAYLLGEAWFCGMSFIVDERVLVPRSPIGELIEKRFEPWLAAEPARILDLCTGSGCIGIVAADVFQDAEVVLADLSFDALAVANQNIERHGLEERVYTVQGDGFAGLPGQRFDLILSNPPYVDAEDFGDMPAEYHHEPELGLACGNDGLDLVRRMLAEAADHLTDKGLMIVEVGNSQVHVEALYPEVDFAWLEFERGGHGVFMLTAEQCRQHQELFKARV, encoded by the coding sequence GTGATCACATCCCGCCTGCGCACCCTGCGCGACCACATCCGCTGGGCGGTCAGCCGCTTCCATGAGCATGAACTGTTCTTCGGCCACGGCGCCGACAATGCCTGGGACGAGGCCCGTCTGCTGGTGCTCGGCGCGGTGCATCTGCCCTGGGAGGTGGCCGACAGCTACCTGGATTGCGCACTCGAGGATGATGAGCGGGTACGCCTGCAGCACCTGCTCAAGCGCCGCATCGAAGAACGTGTGCCCACCGCCTACCTGCTGGGTGAGGCCTGGTTCTGCGGTATGTCGTTCATCGTCGACGAACGCGTGCTGGTGCCGCGCTCGCCCATTGGCGAGCTGATCGAGAAGCGCTTCGAGCCGTGGCTCGCCGCCGAACCTGCGCGCATCCTCGACCTGTGTACCGGTTCCGGTTGCATCGGCATCGTCGCCGCCGATGTGTTCCAGGACGCCGAAGTGGTGCTGGCCGACCTGTCCTTCGATGCGTTGGCGGTGGCCAACCAGAACATCGAGCGCCATGGCCTGGAAGAGCGTGTGTACACGGTGCAGGGCGATGGTTTCGCCGGGCTGCCGGGGCAGCGTTTCGACCTGATCCTCTCCAACCCGCCCTATGTCGATGCCGAGGACTTCGGTGACATGCCGGCCGAATATCACCATGAGCCCGAGTTGGGCCTGGCCTGCGGCAACGATGGCCTGGACCTGGTACGGCGCATGCTGGCCGAGGCGGCCGACCACTTGACCGACAAGGGCTTGATGATCGTCGAGGTAGGTAACAGCCAGGTGCATGTCGAGGCGCTCTATCCCGAGGTGGACTTCGCCTGGCTGGAATTCGAGCGCGGTGGGCACGGGGTGTTCATGCTGACGGCCGAACAGTGCCGGCAGCATCAGGAGCTGTTCAAGGCGCGGGTCTGA
- the aroC gene encoding chorismate synthase, producing the protein MSGNTYGKLFTVTTAGESHGPALVAIVDGCPPGLEISLADLQHDLDRRKPGTSRHTTQRQEPDEVEILSGVFEGRTTGCSIGLLIRNTDQKSKDYSAIKDLFRPAHADYTYHHKYGIRDYRGGGRSSARETAMRVAAGAIAKKYLATQGIRVRGYMSQLGPIEIPFKTWDSVEQNAFFSPDPDKVPELEAYMDQLRRDQDSVGAKITVVAEGVMPGLGEPIFDRLDAELAHALMSINAVKGVEIGAGFASVAQRGTEHRDEMTPEGFLSNNAGGILGGISSGQPIVAHLALKPTSSITTPGHSIDVDGNPVEVITKGRHDPCVGIRATPIAEAMMAIALMDHLLRHRAQNAEVKVGTPVLGQL; encoded by the coding sequence ATGTCCGGCAATACCTACGGCAAGCTGTTCACTGTCACCACCGCTGGCGAAAGCCATGGCCCGGCGTTGGTCGCCATTGTCGACGGCTGCCCGCCTGGCCTGGAAATCTCCCTTGCCGACCTGCAGCACGACCTCGACCGGCGCAAGCCCGGCACCAGCCGGCACACCACCCAGCGCCAGGAGCCGGACGAAGTGGAGATCCTCTCCGGCGTGTTCGAAGGCCGTACCACCGGCTGCTCGATCGGCCTGCTGATCCGCAACACCGACCAGAAGTCCAAGGATTATTCGGCGATCAAGGACCTGTTCCGCCCGGCCCATGCCGACTACACCTACCACCACAAGTACGGCATCCGCGACTACCGTGGCGGTGGCCGCAGCTCGGCGCGCGAAACCGCCATGCGCGTAGCGGCCGGCGCCATCGCCAAGAAGTACCTGGCCACCCAGGGCATCCGCGTGCGCGGCTACATGAGCCAGCTCGGGCCGATTGAAATCCCGTTCAAGACCTGGGACTCGGTTGAGCAAAACGCCTTCTTCAGCCCCGACCCGGACAAGGTGCCCGAGCTCGAGGCCTACATGGATCAACTGCGCCGTGACCAGGATTCGGTAGGGGCGAAGATCACCGTGGTCGCCGAAGGCGTGATGCCGGGCCTGGGCGAGCCGATCTTCGACCGCCTCGACGCCGAGTTGGCCCATGCCTTGATGAGCATCAACGCGGTCAAGGGCGTGGAGATCGGTGCCGGTTTCGCCAGTGTCGCCCAGCGCGGCACCGAGCATCGTGACGAGATGACGCCCGAGGGCTTCCTCAGCAACAACGCCGGCGGCATCCTTGGCGGCATTTCCTCTGGCCAGCCGATCGTCGCCCACCTGGCGCTCAAGCCGACCTCGAGCATCACCACCCCGGGCCATTCGATCGACGTCGACGGCAACCCGGTCGAGGTGATCACCAAGGGCCGCCACGACCCTTGCGTCGGCATCCGCGCCACGCCGATCGCCGAGGCGATGATGGCCATTGCGCTGATGGACCACCTGCTGCGCCACCGGGCGCAGAATGCCGAAGTGAAGGTGGGCACCCCGGTACTGGGCCAGCTCTGA
- a CDS encoding oxidase, translating to MSILSVFAVSSPDQPYKVLTHHDDIAATLAEQGVRFGRWQSGARLRPGSSQEEVIAACRGPLDQLMTAHGSKVFAVLSRDGVDPSQAALRDEHVHDGEEVFALISGRGQISLRLGDTVYAVLCEKDDMLLVPAGTRRWLDLGDTPFCLALRLFASEQAVQPRFTGDATARQFAGLDEL from the coding sequence ATGAGCATCCTCAGCGTATTCGCCGTTTCCAGCCCGGACCAGCCGTACAAGGTGCTGACCCACCACGACGACATCGCCGCGACCCTGGCCGAGCAGGGCGTGCGTTTCGGCCGCTGGCAGTCCGGCGCGCGCCTGCGCCCGGGCAGCAGCCAGGAAGAAGTGATCGCGGCGTGCCGTGGGCCCCTCGACCAGCTGATGACCGCTCATGGCAGTAAGGTGTTCGCTGTGCTCAGCCGCGATGGCGTAGACCCGAGCCAGGCCGCCCTGCGCGACGAGCATGTGCATGACGGCGAGGAAGTGTTCGCGCTGATCAGCGGGCGCGGCCAGATCAGCCTGCGCCTGGGGGATACGGTGTATGCCGTGTTGTGCGAGAAGGACGACATGCTGTTGGTGCCGGCCGGCACACGCCGCTGGCTGGACCTGGGTGACACGCCGTTCTGTCTGGCCCTGCGGCTTTTCGCCAGCGAGCAGGCGGTGCAGCCGCGCTTCACCGGCGATGCTACGGCCCGGCAATTTGCCGGGCTCGACGAACTCTGA
- a CDS encoding glutathione S-transferase family protein: protein MYKVYGDYQSGNCYKVKLMLSLLDRPYEWHPVDILKGETETPEFLAMNPNGKVPVLKLEDGTCLWESNAILNYLADGSEFLPSEPRLRTQVLQWQFFEQYSHEPYIAVARFIQFYLGLPDERLEEYRGLHKGGYKALKVMNKQLEMTPYLVGEQYSIADVALYAYTHVAHQGGFDLAPYPAVQAWLARVASHPRHVPMVD, encoded by the coding sequence ATGTACAAGGTGTATGGGGATTACCAGTCGGGCAACTGCTACAAGGTCAAGCTGATGCTGAGCCTGCTCGACCGCCCGTATGAGTGGCACCCGGTGGACATTCTCAAGGGTGAAACGGAAACGCCCGAGTTCCTGGCCATGAACCCCAACGGCAAGGTGCCGGTGCTCAAGCTCGAGGACGGCACCTGCCTGTGGGAGTCCAACGCGATTCTCAACTATCTGGCCGATGGCAGCGAGTTCCTGCCCAGCGAACCGCGGCTGCGCACCCAGGTGCTGCAATGGCAGTTCTTCGAACAGTACAGTCATGAGCCCTACATCGCCGTGGCGCGGTTCATCCAGTTCTACCTGGGGCTGCCGGACGAGCGCCTGGAGGAATACCGGGGCTTGCACAAGGGCGGCTACAAGGCGCTCAAAGTGATGAACAAGCAGCTGGAAATGACGCCTTACCTGGTCGGCGAGCAGTACTCGATCGCCGACGTGGCGTTGTACGCCTATACCCATGTGGCGCATCAGGGCGGCTTCGACCTGGCGCCTTACCCGGCGGTGCAGGCCTGGTTGGCGCGGGTGGCCAGTCATCCTCGGCATGTGCCGATGGTGGATTGA
- a CDS encoding alpha/beta hydrolase, whose amino-acid sequence MKSRLAALLLLFCASLAQAAPTVLQRPIDLDTGQGVLHGSLLLPQQATPPPVVLIIAGSGPTDRNGNNPAAGRIDNLKRLALLLAGEHIASVRFDKRGVAASQPATPDERDLSVERYVADVVAWGRALRQDPRFGPLILVGHSEGALIASLAAEQAGASAVITLAGSGRPVADVLREQLAQRLPPAQLAGGVALIDRLQAGQTSLDVPAPLRQVFRPSVQPYLITLLHQDPAAAFAQLKVPALIVQGRNDIQVEVADAERLKAAKPDAQLALIDGMNHMLRITPRDMGQQRDSYRNPELPLARELGERIVLFIHGLPQAG is encoded by the coding sequence ATGAAGTCGCGCCTCGCCGCCCTGCTCCTGCTGTTCTGCGCCAGCCTCGCCCAGGCCGCCCCCACCGTGCTGCAACGCCCCATCGACCTGGACACCGGCCAGGGCGTGCTGCATGGCAGCCTGCTGTTGCCGCAGCAGGCCACGCCGCCGCCGGTGGTGCTGATCATCGCCGGTTCCGGGCCTACCGACCGCAATGGCAACAACCCTGCCGCCGGGCGCATCGACAACCTCAAGCGCCTGGCTTTGCTGCTGGCCGGCGAGCACATCGCCAGCGTGCGCTTCGACAAGCGCGGGGTGGCCGCCAGCCAGCCGGCCACCCCGGACGAGCGTGACCTCAGCGTCGAGCGCTATGTCGCCGACGTGGTGGCCTGGGGCCGCGCGCTCAGGCAGGACCCACGCTTCGGCCCGCTGATCCTGGTCGGCCACAGCGAAGGCGCGCTGATCGCCAGCCTCGCCGCGGAGCAGGCCGGCGCCAGCGCGGTGATCACCCTGGCCGGCAGCGGCCGGCCGGTAGCCGACGTGCTGCGCGAGCAACTGGCCCAGCGCCTGCCACCGGCGCAACTGGCCGGTGGAGTGGCGCTGATCGACCGCTTGCAGGCCGGGCAGACCAGCCTCGACGTACCCGCGCCGCTGCGCCAGGTGTTCCGTCCCAGCGTGCAGCCGTACCTGATCACCTTGCTGCACCAAGACCCGGCGGCGGCGTTCGCCCAGCTCAAGGTACCCGCGCTGATCGTCCAAGGCCGCAATGACATCCAGGTGGAGGTGGCCGACGCCGAGCGCCTCAAGGCCGCCAAGCCCGATGCGCAGTTGGCGCTGATCGACGGTATGAACCACATGCTGCGCATCACCCCGCGGGACATGGGCCAACAGCGCGACAGCTACCGTAATCCCGAACTACCGCTGGCACGGGAACTGGGCGAGCGCATCGTCCTGTTCATCCATGGGTTGCCACAGGCCGGATAA
- a CDS encoding Smr/MutS family protein, whose amino-acid sequence MQDDDFSLFRSQVQGVKPIKHDRAEVGKPKADRKQLAGLRQAATIRSDQTLVIDGLSDQFVIDVGAEDELMWRRDGVQETQLRKLKLGQIAFEGSLDLHGMSVEKARETLWAFIAEATKLEVRCVRVTHGKAARLDGKRPMIKSHVNTWLRQHPQVLGFTSCQARHGGTGAVYVMLKRTMLEGRDE is encoded by the coding sequence ATGCAAGACGACGACTTTTCCCTCTTCCGCAGCCAAGTGCAGGGCGTCAAGCCGATCAAGCACGATCGCGCCGAAGTCGGCAAACCCAAGGCCGACCGCAAGCAGCTGGCAGGCCTGCGCCAGGCGGCGACCATCCGCAGCGACCAGACGCTGGTGATCGACGGCCTGTCCGACCAGTTCGTCATCGACGTCGGCGCCGAGGATGAACTGATGTGGCGGCGTGACGGCGTGCAGGAAACCCAGCTGCGCAAGCTCAAGCTCGGCCAGATCGCCTTCGAGGGCAGCCTCGACCTGCACGGCATGAGCGTCGAGAAGGCCCGCGAGACGCTGTGGGCCTTCATCGCCGAAGCGACCAAGCTGGAAGTGCGCTGCGTGCGCGTCACCCACGGCAAGGCCGCGCGCCTGGACGGCAAGCGTCCGATGATCAAGAGCCACGTCAACACCTGGCTGCGTCAGCATCCGCAAGTGCTCGGCTTCACTTCGTGCCAGGCCCGCCACGGCGGCACCGGCGCGGTCTACGTGATGCTCAAGCGAACCATGCTCGAAGGGCGCGACGAGTGA
- a CDS encoding ankyrin repeat domain-containing protein: protein MSDQPATMTAEETATFAEEVFERARRGDATMLGRLLDGGLPADLRNHKGDTLLMLASYHGHHDAVRVLLAHGADPLIANDNGQLPIAGAAFKGDLAMIRLLLEHGVPVDAAAMDGRTALMLAAMFNRLEIIDYLLAQGADPAHRDAAGATALTAARTMGAVDAAARLEAKAG, encoded by the coding sequence ATGTCCGATCAACCCGCCACCATGACCGCCGAAGAGACCGCGACCTTCGCCGAGGAGGTCTTCGAGCGCGCCCGTAGGGGCGATGCCACGATGCTCGGCCGCCTACTCGACGGTGGTCTGCCCGCCGACCTGCGCAACCACAAGGGTGACACCTTGCTGATGCTGGCCAGCTACCACGGTCACCACGACGCCGTGCGGGTGCTGCTGGCCCATGGCGCCGACCCGCTGATCGCCAATGACAACGGCCAGTTGCCCATCGCCGGCGCCGCCTTCAAGGGTGACCTGGCCATGATCCGCCTGCTGCTGGAACACGGCGTGCCGGTGGATGCAGCCGCCATGGACGGTCGCACCGCGCTGATGCTCGCGGCGATGTTCAACCGCCTGGAGATCATCGACTACCTGCTGGCCCAGGGGGCCGACCCGGCGCACCGTGACGCGGCCGGTGCCACCGCGCTGACAGCCGCGCGTACCATGGGTGCGGTGGATGCCGCCGCACGCCTGGAGGCGAAGGCCGGCTAA
- a CDS encoding cysteine hydrolase family protein produces the protein MSVPTTMFRLTGRDYPPAKLSQASLIVIDAQKEYLSGPLALSGMDEAVANIARLLDAARKAGRPIIHVRHLGTVGGRFDPQGPAGEFIPGLEPREGEVVIEKRMPNAFKNTKLHETLQAFGPLDLIVCGFMSHSSVSTTVRRAKDYGYRCTLVEDASATRDLALKDTVIPAAQIHQCEMAVMADNFACVAPTASLV, from the coding sequence ATGTCCGTTCCAACCACGATGTTCCGCCTCACTGGCCGCGACTACCCGCCGGCCAAGCTGAGCCAAGCCAGCCTGATCGTCATCGATGCGCAGAAGGAGTACCTGAGCGGTCCGCTGGCGCTGTCGGGCATGGACGAGGCCGTGGCGAACATTGCCAGGTTGCTCGACGCCGCCCGCAAGGCCGGCCGCCCGATCATCCATGTCCGCCACCTCGGCACCGTTGGCGGTCGCTTCGACCCGCAGGGCCCGGCCGGCGAGTTCATTCCCGGGCTGGAGCCGCGCGAAGGCGAGGTGGTGATCGAGAAACGCATGCCCAACGCCTTCAAGAACACCAAGCTGCACGAGACCTTGCAGGCATTCGGCCCGCTGGACCTGATCGTCTGCGGTTTCATGAGCCACTCCAGCGTCAGCACCACCGTGCGCCGCGCCAAGGACTATGGTTATCGCTGCACCCTGGTCGAAGATGCTTCGGCGACCCGTGACCTGGCCCTGAAGGACACCGTGATCCCCGCCGCGCAGATCCACCAGTGCGAGATGGCCGTGATGGCCGACAACTTCGCCTGCGTCGCCCCTACCGCCAGCCTGGTCTGA
- a CDS encoding methyl-accepting chemotaxis protein, with protein sequence MQQMAEGLSGIVSGLQQGIDQLAGSAQALSAVTEQTNREVGSQKDETEQVATAMQQMTATVHDVARNAEQAAQAAQAADDKVGSGQQVVRQSMQRIEQLALAAETASSGIDSLSAEIHTIGDVLEVIKSVAEQTNLLALNAAIEAARAGEQGRGFAVVADEVRALARRTRQSTEEIERLVASLRGNAQQSVMQIRGSTELVRLAVADTLQTESALGSIAAAVSLIQQMNQQIAAAAEQQSSVAEEISRSVTQIRGSADQAALAMEDNARSSVELAQLGNDLKGMVGHFRL encoded by the coding sequence ATGCAGCAGATGGCCGAGGGCTTGTCCGGTATCGTCAGTGGCTTGCAGCAGGGTATCGACCAGTTGGCCGGCAGTGCCCAGGCCTTGTCGGCGGTCACCGAGCAGACCAACCGCGAAGTCGGTAGCCAGAAGGACGAGACCGAGCAGGTGGCCACCGCCATGCAGCAGATGACTGCGACCGTCCATGATGTGGCGCGTAATGCCGAGCAGGCTGCCCAGGCGGCGCAGGCAGCCGACGACAAGGTCGGGTCTGGGCAGCAGGTGGTGCGTCAGAGCATGCAGCGCATCGAGCAACTGGCGCTGGCCGCCGAAACCGCCAGCAGCGGCATCGACAGTCTCAGTGCCGAGATCCATACCATCGGTGATGTACTCGAGGTGATCAAGAGCGTGGCCGAGCAGACCAACCTGCTGGCGCTCAATGCCGCGATCGAGGCGGCGCGGGCCGGGGAGCAGGGGCGCGGGTTCGCGGTGGTGGCCGACGAAGTACGCGCCCTGGCGCGGCGTACCCGGCAGTCCACCGAGGAGATCGAGCGCCTGGTCGCCAGCCTGCGCGGCAATGCCCAGCAGTCGGTGATGCAGATCCGCGGCAGTACCGAGCTGGTGCGCCTGGCGGTGGCCGACACGCTGCAGACCGAGAGTGCTCTGGGCAGCATCGCGGCGGCGGTGTCGTTGATCCAGCAGATGAACCAGCAGATCGCCGCGGCGGCCGAGCAGCAGAGCTCGGTGGCCGAGGAGATCAGCCGCAGCGTCACGCAGATACGCGGTAGTGCCGACCAGGCGGCACTGGCGATGGAGGACAATGCCCGTTCAAGTGTCGAGCTGGCGCAATTGGGCAATGACTTGAAGGGGATGGTGGGGCATTTCCGCTTGTGA
- a CDS encoding glutathione S-transferase N-terminal domain-containing protein: MIVKALRVGLGQLIVFGDWISRPAKKQRDAAAQAQVEQQAKGLALYQFHACPFCVKTRRTLHRLNVPVALRDAKNDAQHRQALLEGGGRVKVPCLRIEEQGEVTWMYESKDIIAYLDKRFATV; this comes from the coding sequence ATGATCGTCAAAGCCCTGCGGGTTGGCCTCGGCCAGCTTATCGTGTTCGGCGACTGGATCAGCCGTCCAGCCAAGAAGCAGCGCGATGCCGCGGCCCAGGCCCAGGTCGAACAGCAGGCCAAGGGCCTGGCGCTGTACCAGTTCCATGCCTGCCCCTTCTGCGTGAAGACCCGCCGCACCCTGCACCGCCTCAATGTGCCGGTGGCGCTGCGCGATGCGAAGAACGATGCGCAGCACCGTCAGGCGCTGCTCGAAGGCGGTGGCCGGGTGAAAGTGCCGTGCCTGCGGATCGAGGAACAAGGCGAGGTGACCTGGATGTACGAGTCCAAGGACATCATTGCCTATCTGGACAAGCGTTTCGCCACGGTCTGA
- a CDS encoding DUF3509 domain-containing protein, protein MDLIQEKFASVFAAYQVATQPRPDGGVLLTLRASDGVVTRRVLTYAQLHSAEQLSWAISAIRRDLAGQPSELPVISMLQSQQRFALPTYR, encoded by the coding sequence ATGGACCTCATCCAGGAAAAATTCGCCTCGGTCTTCGCCGCCTACCAGGTCGCCACCCAGCCACGTCCGGACGGTGGGGTCCTGCTGACCCTGCGCGCCAGCGACGGCGTGGTCACCCGCCGGGTGCTGACCTATGCGCAACTGCACAGCGCCGAGCAACTGTCCTGGGCGATCAGCGCCATCCGCCGCGACCTTGCCGGGCAACCGAGCGAGCTGCCGGTGATCTCGATGCTGCAAAGCCAGCAACGCTTCGCCCTGCCGACCTATCGCTGA